A stretch of Streptococcus chenjunshii DNA encodes these proteins:
- a CDS encoding glucose-6-phosphate isomerase, translated as MTHIKFDYSKVMDRFVAAHELDYMQVQVSAADAALRQGTGPGAEMTGWLNLPEDYDKEEFARIQKAAAKIQADSQVLIVIGIGGSYLGARAAIDFLNSSFVNLQTDHKAPKILYAGNSISANYLADLVDYVADKDFSVNVISKSGTTTEPAIAFRVFKELLVKKYGQEEANKRIYATTDRQKGAVKVEADANGWETFVVPDNVGGRFTVLTAVGLLPIAASGADISQLMAGAAAARKDYSSDKLTENEAYQYAAVRNILYRKGYITEVLANYEPSLQYFSEWWKQLAGESEGKDQKGIYPTSANFSTDLHSLGQFIQEGYRNLFETVIRVDKPRKNITIPAEAADLDGLGYLQGKDVDFVNKKATDGVLLAHTDGGVPNTFLTLPEQDEFTLGYTIYFFELAIALSGYLNGVNPFDQPGVEAYKKNMFALLGKPGFEDLAADLNSRL; from the coding sequence ATGACCCATATTAAATTTGATTATTCAAAAGTGATGGACCGTTTTGTTGCAGCGCATGAGCTGGATTATATGCAGGTGCAGGTTTCTGCGGCTGACGCGGCCTTGCGTCAGGGAACCGGCCCCGGTGCGGAGATGACCGGCTGGCTTAACCTGCCGGAAGATTATGACAAAGAAGAATTTGCCCGTATTCAAAAAGCAGCGGCTAAAATTCAGGCCGACAGTCAGGTTTTGATTGTTATCGGTATCGGCGGTTCTTATTTAGGGGCGCGTGCCGCAATTGATTTTTTAAACAGCTCTTTTGTGAATTTACAGACTGATCATAAAGCACCTAAAATTCTTTATGCCGGCAACTCAATTTCTGCTAATTATTTGGCTGACCTTGTTGACTATGTAGCGGATAAAGATTTTTCCGTTAATGTCATTTCAAAATCAGGGACTACGACAGAGCCGGCTATCGCCTTTCGGGTATTTAAAGAGCTTTTGGTTAAAAAATACGGCCAAGAAGAGGCCAATAAGCGGATTTATGCGACAACTGACCGGCAAAAGGGAGCGGTCAAGGTTGAAGCAGATGCTAACGGCTGGGAAACCTTTGTTGTGCCGGATAATGTCGGCGGCCGTTTTACTGTACTGACAGCCGTTGGTCTTTTGCCGATTGCAGCTTCTGGAGCTGATATCAGCCAGCTGATGGCAGGAGCAGCGGCAGCCCGCAAAGATTACAGTTCTGATAAATTAACTGAAAATGAAGCTTATCAGTATGCTGCTGTCCGCAATATCCTTTACCGCAAAGGGTATATTACGGAAGTTTTAGCCAACTATGAGCCATCACTGCAGTACTTCAGCGAATGGTGGAAACAGCTGGCCGGAGAGTCTGAAGGGAAAGATCAGAAAGGGATTTACCCGACTTCTGCTAATTTCTCCACAGATTTGCACTCACTTGGTCAGTTTATTCAGGAAGGCTATCGCAACTTATTTGAAACGGTTATCCGTGTCGACAAGCCGCGGAAGAACATCACTATTCCTGCGGAGGCAGCAGATCTTGATGGTCTCGGCTATCTACAGGGTAAGGATGTTGATTTTGTTAATAAAAAAGCAACGGACGGTGTGCTTCTGGCTCATACAGACGGCGGTGTACCTAACACTTTCCTGACTCTGCCGGAACAGGACGAATTTACTCTGGGCTATACAATCTATTTCTTTGAATTAGCTATCGCTCTTTCCGGCTATCTCAATGGGGTTAATCCTTTTGACCAGCCAGGTGTTGAAGCTTATAAGAAAAATATGTTTGCTCTGCTTGGCAAACCAGGCTTTGAAGACTTAGCAGCAGACTTGAACTCACGTCTGTAA